The genomic stretch TAAAGTACAAAATAAGACAGCAAAGATAGAGCCTGTTGTCAGGCCTTGTGATAGAAATACAGTCAATACTGTTCCTGAACAGAGTTCTTGGGCCTCAAGTTTCCCGTCAATACAAGAGGCTTGCGTTGTATTTCTTGTGAGGTGTAGTGTTATCTATAGTTTTTCTGATTGGTGGTATAGTTTTCTGTGAAATGCATTGCCTGGATTTGATTGTGCGAGCCAATCCCCATCACCTTTGACCGCCCCGTACCCTCACTATGGCGTCCACCCTCCCGTCCCGACCCCCTGAGCTCTTCtggaatgtgtgtgagtgtgtatcaGTTGACCACAGCTGGCTTGAGCACCACGGTGCCTGGGGGGATGACCACCCAGGACAGGGGATCATGGGATCCCGTGGAGAGGTTCAGGACCCTCCCAGTCACCTcgttctccacctcctccccccgGCCCCTCTTAGCCTGCTGGCTCTGGACCCTGCGATCAGACGAGGCCCCCAGCACGGGCATCATGGACAGGCCCAGGGCCGAGGAGGGGAACCCCTGGGAGAGCAGATGGGATTTGGCGAGTCCCAGCGTGGAGCCGTTGAAGGACAGGATGCCTTGAGGTGAGCCGGGGCAACCGAGCGTGCTTAGGTCCAGGGGCCGGGGACTGAGGGGGGACAGGGGACCCAGACCCTGCAGAGCGTGGCCTCCCAGGAGAGCAGCCGCCGCCCCCGGGATGATAATGTGGGCCGCGCTCACGTAAGACAGCTCTGAATCCTTCCCCGCTTCGCCATGGAGCACGCCGCTTTGACTCCCCCTCAGCAGGGAGCCCACGCCTCCCGGGGAGCCCTGCTCCTGAAGCACAAAGTGGCCGTGGGCCTTGATGTGCTTGCGGAGGGAGCTGGGGTCTGTGTAGCGCTTCAGGCAGCCCACCATCTTGCAGTAGTAGGGCTTGTCCACGtagtgtgtgcgcgtgtgcttGAAGCGGTCGCTGGAGTTGGAGTAGCGCTTGTTGCAACCCTCGTAAGGACAGATGTAGGGCTTTTCACCTGCAGCGAGGAGAAGTGATCCAGATGTTTGAGTATGCATTGACAGACAAAATCGTAACTTAGACGTACTGCGTGCGGCTCTACCACTGACCTGTGTGTGACCGGTTGTGTATCTTGAGGTTCTCCAGGCGTGAGAAGCTCTTGTTGCAGGTGGGACAGTGATGGGGCTTCTCGTTAGTGTGAGTGCGGATGTGGATGAGCATCTTGTACCTGCagccacacaaaaacaaaataagttcCTCTTGAATCCTCCCCTAATATGTACACTTAATAAGTCATGTGGGCCACATTTGCTTGCAGTGTGGACGTAGCCTTTCCAGAGTGTATGATCTTCTCACCGAGCATTGAAACCCCTCCCTTTGCGAGCGCAGCCCTCCCAGTGGCAGCAGTACCCAGACTCCTTCTCAGGCTTGACGTGGAAGTCGTTGACGTGGTCCACCAGGTCTTGCAGGGAGTCAAAGAGCAGATGGCACTAGAGGAGcgaaaacatttcaaatgaagTGTGATGATAAAGCTATTTTGAGCTGATCCTAGTTTAGGatcatgaaatgttttttttctcttctacTTTCTGAGTCTTATTACCTTCTTCCAGTGGCAGGCCAGTTGTTCATCCGCCGAGAGGTCAGGAGAGGCTCTCTTGTCGCTCGTCTGGCCAATGAACATGGAGGATGGCAGGTGGAGTCCCGCACCGGCTCCGATTGGCACAAAGAACTGAAAGGCCTGTGAGATGTGAGAGTGCTGGTAAACAAACAAGGGTTCAATCAATCTACTGCACAGGTTTAGCTTTAGTTCAAGTGTAATGTGATGTGCTTTAAGGAAATACAGCTGGccctaaaaaaaattgttttaacgccactaatgtctttaacgcattaatgcaatcgatctttcggaggttgtagccagctcagttttaaagctagagtgaagatactggcatcatatgaaactaaaaaacctaaggactccactgcgaggcgaggaaaaactggcctggccattttcagaggggtcccttgacctctgacctcaagatatgtgaatgaaaatgggttctatgggtagccacgagtctcccctttactgttgttgcctgttgggcttgagtttgtcatgttatgatttgagcatattttttatgctaattgcagtacctgtgagggtttctggataatatttgtcattgttttgtgttgttaactgatttccaataatagatatacacatacatctgcataaagcagcatatttatccaatcccatgttgataagagcattaaatacttgacaaatctccctttaaggtacattttgaacagaatttttttttgcaattaactatggacaatcatgattaatcgtgattaattatttgaatcaattgacagccataCTCAAGGTGCTTTGCATATAGAGAAGGTCTACACTGTACTCTGTAATTTAGAGACCCatcaagagatcccccatgacagtggcaagaaaaaacgaCTCTTTATCTggtagaaaccttgggcagaaGCAGCCTCTGGGTGGGTGGCCATCTGCCTCCACCGGTAACCGGTAGCTTTCGTTCATGCTCACTGTGGTGGGAGAAAATACAGCTTGATGTGATAAAAAAGATTGTATACCTGGTGACTGTCTAAAGCTGCCTGTGTAGCCGGTGGTATGATGCTCTGATAGCACTTGCCTACGTGGTGTGATTGAGAATAGACCATCAGCTGGATGACAGAAACAGGTAGTGATGGCTCCACTTGATAGAGACaaacatctttcttttttgtcaatggagtacAGAACTGCTGATCTCTTCCTTCAAAAAAAATCCACTCCACTTTTGCTCTTGTAGTCTCCCGCTGCGTGCTAACCTCCCTACATCCCCGAGCTCAGCATGAGAGCTGCAAGATTCACTGAACCTCAGCTGGGGCTCAAAGAGCTAATGCACcggctctcacacacagagtaaCTCAGCTCAAGCAGAAAACAGAGAGGAGTCTTGAAGAAAAATAAGGGACGCGTAAGTCCGATAGCAGAGAAGCACGGAGAGAATAAGTGTGCAAACGATCACAGTCCTGCGGCTGCCTCGTCGTATCTTATCTTCAGCTATGTCAGAAATGCGTATGTGACAAATTTAATAAAACGAGACGTATTCTCTGCAGAGCTCTGCCTCTGCATGCAAACTATGTGAGCTGCTTTGTGGGATGCTGTAGGGGAGAGAACATGCGAGCAGCTGCTCTTCTATAGGAAGAGCTTATTTttgcgtgtgtgagagagagagtaagtgGGGACAGAAAGCATCCAATCTGCATCCACTTGGCCTCAGTAAAGTGTAGAGTGGGTGTAATGGTGGCGTCGGGGGGCTATCTGGGACTCAGTTGGACGTGGGACGGCTGAATGGTCCCAGCCAGCGTGTCTCAATTCAATTGGGAGTGAATTGAATTAGGTGGCGTGAGGTCTGCGTGGCTGTACCTTGTCTTAAATTCAATTATACATGTACACGCAtgcacacaggcacacacacgtCATGCCAGTGGGGCCACGGAGTGCAAGCTGCGCAGACAGAGGCACTTGTTGGGGACACAAGAGGTGTTTGATAAGAGCtaacccccctcctctctctcacacacactaacaagCCTCCCACCCCTCGCATAGCCTGATTCCCTTATGGAGAGTGTGACAAGACCCGATGTTGTTGCTGACAGTCACTCTCTGTTGGCCACTAACTACTGCGTTGAAAGACGTGTTTATTCTTTCAACAACTCAGAGGTGAACTAAGTGGGGGAACAATAGAGGCAGTGGAAGGCAAAACAGAAGCTGAAGTGATACACCTGTACTGGTGTGTAGGTCTGTATGtgtcagacctggtattaacatgcatcctcagtgatctgatcacaagaGGACAGCTCTAATTACAGGTGTGAATGACCTCAAGACGCATTaagatccgatcgctcagaccacatttaGAGGTGGTCTGGACCACATATGGACACATTCTTTTAGTAGTGTGTGTatgcgaatgtgtcctgggccacattgaaggaccgccttctcaactgacgtcccgctgggatccgtggagtctctgcgctcctcatgtgaataaaataaataaataaaatttaccCAAATTCAAgaatatgtaggatatcactactgacattcctgtaatattacgtcacaacgtctgctgtattagccgtgtgtttactacagtacatgtttatttgcatatagaacgaggaagtgagatcggatcacaagtggtcactggagacgcattaTGATGcaaggtgtgaacagacgtacttagagctgtccagtATGTTTAGTCCTACTCACCCCTGAGGGGATGTAGTTGCCGTTGGTCATTTCTGGAGAGCTGGGGGTGTGGCGGGAGGAGGGCGACATGCTCAGGTCCACCGCAGGGGGTGTGGGAGTGTCTGTCCGATCATGAGGGACCACCTGCACacctgagaaaacacacacacacacacacacacacacacacacacttgttaaGATGGCCTCTCACCTGGGGGGTCTGATATGGGGACTCTAGCAACATGGTTCTCAGGATGGTTGGTCCAGACTTGAATATCCAGAGCTGCTGACATGTCTGTTGACCTACCTGTGTGCGGAGATGCAGGCGAGGCGGGCTCTATGACGGCGGTGCCATCATCCGCCATGCGGAGCATGCGAGCTCGCTTGGGGTGCAGCGGGGATAGCGGGGGCGAGCGCGTACCTCTGTCCCGCCCATTGGCCCGCCGAGGGAGCTTCAGGTCCAGGGGCTCGTCCAGGGACAGCATGACCGCGACTCGGCCGACCTCCCACCTGCACAAACAGTCACAGAGGGGCAGAGTCAGGCAGAGTCAGGCAGAGTCAGGCCAAGCGGGGCCGACGAAGGATAGTTTTCATACACAATGAAACGCTGCATTCCGTTGTAAAAGTCTCACACCTGCGATATTTCCCACGTGAATGTTGAAAGTATCTCACATTCCACTGGGTAAAGAACACTCTCTGACAATGACCACAATCGTAAACCGAAACACTGAGTAGGCcgaagaaaaataaacacacacgtaGAGATCTGAGCGAcccccctcctctttctccacgCTGACCTTTACTCGCACACTCTTCCTGAGGAATTTCTACAATCCAATCCAGATGGTCACCCTCACCGCCAGCCCCGCTTAACCCCACCCCTCGGCCGGCCACCCTGTCAcatcacccccccacccctgcCCCCACAGTGTGCACCTTCAGACCCCGTGGACCTTTGAGACCCACCGGCGGCTGCAACCCCCCGGGGCCCTCAAGTCCAGCTGCACCTTCTCCGTccgcctcctccctccctctaaaCACACTGACCTCTGGACCCAGCCGGAGGGGTTGTGAGCAGGGCGCTTCATCTCGCTGTCATTGTGAGTTCTAGTTGTAGTCCCTGTGTAGCACCATGAAGTATGGACATTCACACAAGCCACATCCTCTCTGCTTATATGTAAACAACAGTCTATTCCTCTTCATCCAGCATGCACTGCTTCACACATATAGGCAGTGCTAGTACAGTACAGCCGAGCTATCTATTCAACCCAATGTGTTAGGGTTCACTGCTCCTTCTCCccaggctcacacacacacacacacacacatacatatttcCTCAAAGCATTTTTTCCATCTACACACACAGTTGCAGCAGGGTGTCCTATATTTCTGCTCGAGTTCATGTAGAACAGCTCCCAGTGTGCATgttgattcacacacacacacacatacgagtAATTAATCAAACTGTAATTTCAACAAATTCAcccccttcttcctccctctctcccctcacacacacatacacacacacacacacatgccgacacacactcacagaagcCACGGTTGGTGGTGAATGGTGGGCTTTGAGAGCGACTGGCCAggggccacatgagaaaccCTTGTGTCTGGGAGGCACGGAGCAGAGAGGTCACCAGGTTCACCAGCCCAACGAGGGATGGCcaccagctcacacacacacgcacgcacgcacgcacgcacgcacgcacgcacacgcacacgcacacacacacacgcacacacacattcgtaCACACGGCCAGAGGGGGTGTAAAGGACTCAATCAGCCATAGATAAGAGGATGATGATACACACACGTACTGATGCAGACAGAGGAACATACTGTATGAACATGCACACAGGGCAGCATTATGGCATTATCACTGagatctctctgtgttttaatgcatatatatatacatatatactctatatatgcACATATAGAATCCTATAAGGAAGAATTCCCTTTGGATTTGATCTAATTATAGACCACACTTGCAAGCACATGACCCACCGGTCCATCTTGATCttgacttaaaggaacagtgtgtcacAATTAAGGGGGTCTTAAGAGGTCCTGGAGCtgttgtgttcatgtatttGGTTGTGTTGTCTCACTTTGCAGCATTTCTTGTGCTGTCAAATtgtgaagtgtgtgtttttcataaggggccagtgtgtaacagttagggggatctattagtagaaaaggaatataatatcattataataaaagtatgttttctttagtgtatcaTCACCTGAAAAcgagaatcgttgtgtttttgtgacctTAGAGTGAGCcgtatacaccgatcagccataacattgttatgtttgtttatttgtttcacacataGGCCTATAAAAcgacaataaaatacaattcacatgaaagaaatgtaaaatatgtgtgagtgtgtggtaGAAACCTATAATTGCTTGTATAAGAAACCACGCCGAGAGGACAGTTAATATCTAAAGCAAATAGGTAAATCTGCATCCATATATCTCACCTTAAAGACAAATGTACAGGTTTGAAGAATGTTGAAGTCAAATATAGTCAATAACTGTAATTTTAAAAATTTTATGCatacacaacaaactgcgattCACTGTGAGTGAcactgacacctttctatcagaacaagcgttaactttttcagcagtttgagctccagtagctcttctattggatcacaCAACACAGGCCAGCCTTCGCTctccacgtgcatcaatgagcctcgggtctgaccctgtcgccggttccccggttttccttccttggaccattgttgggtaggtcctgaccactgcagaccgggaacatcccacaagagatGCTCTGaaccagtcgtctagccatcacaattggcccttgtcaaagtcgctcataTCCTTACgcttttttctgcttccaacacaaagtcaaagttcaaaatgttcactagctgtctaatatatcccccccactgccaggtgccattgtaacgagataatccatgttgTCCCCAGAAAAAGTTTAGGAAACACTGCATTAGAGAAACCAAAAACTCTTTCATTGTACCCTTGTGTTTTCACTGGCTCTTTGGGGTGTATATCTGTAATGTTTCCATCATCCTCGACTTTGCTAAATGTATCCATTATACCCTGACGCATGTTAAATGGATTATTTCCATCAATTGAACCCAGGACAATAGTGTAATGATAAAGGAGTGTTACTGGTAGTTGCTCTAATGATCATTTTGACCATAGAGAGTTTGTTATGTGGGCAAACGCTGCCATTAGCTGTGAAAATAAACATCTTTATAGATCAGTCAGAGCGGATATGATCCTCATTTAGAACAAGCTGCGGTTAATACCacatctctgtttctgtctctttctctctctggatcGGGTGCATATGACTAACTTACTGTAACTCCCACCACACAGCCTGCCAAGACTTTTGGCTTTATTGTTTGgctaaagtagcagaaaatcgCCTGTCATCCACTTTAATCGAGTAAAAGCTCTTACCCTGAGACCGAGAATCAGCTTAACCTTTCCGTTAATCCTACTCCTATCAACTGCGGGGACAAACAGAAAACTGGCCTCCCATCAGTGCTGCTATAATCCACCGTGCTATAAAACACGATGAGAAACAGATATGGATATTTTTTGAATCCATATAAAATTAGGATATAAATCTTTTTGGCACCTCAAATCATGTGATCCCGGAGAGACACTACAGGGGTCTCAGGGCTCCTCTCAGGCGGCGACTACACGTGAAAACCATTACTAAACCTCCATAATAGACTCTTTAGCCAATTTATTACAAATTTGTCCTTTCCCCGACATAATAAAGAGCATTGTTGGTTTCAATCAGCTTGTTGCATGTTGTAGAAGGAGAAAGGGCACTTTAAATTAGCAGTAAGCTGCAACTGAGTATCCGTCTTAGGATGTCATTtatttaagtgtttttctttttacatttgtaaATATTTCACTTGTTTCCAATGCAGTGAACTTGATTCCAGCTTTTTActtacttaaaggcagggttgatgaTGTTATCCAGtagacactatttgttatattggttgaaatggtctttacaccccgacagcgatccattactgatgagctctgaaaaagggccggaaaagagccgtcgcctgtagct from Sebastes fasciatus isolate fSebFas1 chromosome 13, fSebFas1.pri, whole genome shotgun sequence encodes the following:
- the glis2b gene encoding zinc finger protein GLIS2b isoform X2; translation: MLSLDEPLDLKLPRRANGRDRGTRSPPLSPLHPKRARMLRMADDGTAVIEPASPASPHTGVQVVPHDRTDTPTPPAVDLSMSPSSRHTPSSPEMTNGNYIPSGAFQFFVPIGAGAGLHLPSSMFIGQTSDKRASPDLSADEQLACHWKKCHLLFDSLQDLVDHVNDFHVKPEKESGYCCHWEGCARKGRGFNARYKMLIHIRTHTNEKPHHCPTCNKSFSRLENLKIHNRSHTGEKPYICPYEGCNKRYSNSSDRFKHTRTHYVDKPYYCKMVGCLKRYTDPSSLRKHIKAHGHFVLQEQGSPGGVGSLLRGSQSGVLHGEAGKDSELSYVSAAHIIIPGAAAALLGGHALQGLGPLSPLSPRPLDLSTLGCPGSPQGILSFNGSTLGLAKSHLLSQGFPSSALGLSMMPVLGASSDRRVQSQQAKRGRGEEVENEVTGRVLNLSTGSHDPLSWVVIPPGTVVLKPAVVN
- the glis2b gene encoding zinc finger protein GLIS2b isoform X1, encoding MLSLDEPLDLKLPRRANGRDRGTRSPPLSPLHPKRARMLRMADDGTAVIEPASPASPHTGVQVVPHDRTDTPTPPAVDLSMSPSSRHTPSSPEMTNGNYIPSGHSHISQAFQFFVPIGAGAGLHLPSSMFIGQTSDKRASPDLSADEQLACHWKKCHLLFDSLQDLVDHVNDFHVKPEKESGYCCHWEGCARKGRGFNARYKMLIHIRTHTNEKPHHCPTCNKSFSRLENLKIHNRSHTGEKPYICPYEGCNKRYSNSSDRFKHTRTHYVDKPYYCKMVGCLKRYTDPSSLRKHIKAHGHFVLQEQGSPGGVGSLLRGSQSGVLHGEAGKDSELSYVSAAHIIIPGAAAALLGGHALQGLGPLSPLSPRPLDLSTLGCPGSPQGILSFNGSTLGLAKSHLLSQGFPSSALGLSMMPVLGASSDRRVQSQQAKRGRGEEVENEVTGRVLNLSTGSHDPLSWVVIPPGTVVLKPAVVN